Proteins from one Impatiens glandulifera chromosome 2, dImpGla2.1, whole genome shotgun sequence genomic window:
- the LOC124924701 gene encoding GEM-like protein 6 → MKNLKTVENFTGFPIISSNRLLLDHGRQNHIYAVINRTKRPAEKEANSILEHVKLGSNITTILKGKLSLGAKIIQNGGVGKIFKQKFNVGNGEKILKASQCYISTTVGPIAGLLFITTHRIAFYSERSLKLQSSSGMSARAHYKLSIPLGKIRGTILSQNEKRTSQKYIELATVDNFDFWFMGFLNYQKTYTCILKAISLPQFFQLTQK, encoded by the exons ATGAAGAATTTGAAAACTGTTGAGAATTTCACTGGATTTCCCATTATTAGCTCAAACAGGCTTTTGCTTGATCATGGTAGACAGAATCATATATATGCAGTGATAAATAGAACGAAAAGACCAGCAGAAAAGGAAGCAAATAGCATTCTAGAGCATG TAAAACTAGGATCCAATATCACCACAATATTGAAGGGGAAGTTGAGCTTAGGAGCCAAAATTATCCAAAATGGTGGAGTCGGTAAGATCTTCAAGCAAAAGTTCAATGTAGGAAATGGAGAGAAGATCTTGAAGGCTTCTCAATGTTATATATCCACAACTGTCGGTCCAATAGCTGGTTTGCTATTCATCACAACTCACAGAATTGCCTTTTATAGTGAAAGATCCCTTAAACTCCAGTCCTCAAGTGGAATGTCAGCCAGAGCCCATTATAAG TTATCGATACCTTTGGGGAAGATAAGGGGCACGATCTTGAGCCAAAACGAGAAGAGGACATCGCAGAAGTACATTGAACTTGCTACTGTGGATAACTTTGATTTCTGGTTTATGGGATTTCTCAATTATCAGAAAACCTACACTTGCATTCTAAAAGCTATTTCTCTACCTCAATTCTTTCAACTCACCCAGAAGTGA